The genome window TagatgaaattgtcagaaacctcgagggaggtttctgaaattatccctatatcATTTGGTGGGATACAGTGATATGCTACACCACATGACTTTTAACACATATGGTGTCTTGACCGGATTTGACTTTTCTTGAGTGAATTCCTTCTCTACTTTCTATAATGCATAATTAGATGTATAACTCGTGTTTATCATTTATTAAGGATTAGAATTGGTCAAAATTAAAAGTGATCACACCCCTTTATGATAAATGAAACAATTGTCATGCATTTACGGTTGAGGATTGGAGAAGAAATTTATTGGAAAGAAGCCAAATCCGTCTTGACCACGTAACACCTCCTTATGAATTTCTCAACAACGGCGGCTTCTTGGCATGCATTCAAGTCaataaaataaacaagtgaAGCCTTTCCTACCGAGGAACGAACCTCACATGGACCCACCAATAAAATAAGACACTTGGTTACCATTGCGACAACTGGCTGGTGCTCGAACTAAACACGTGGTTTGAGTTCCATTCCAAGATCTTATGGTTCTGATTATGTAGTGTGTGTGAATTGAAAATTagttagaaaaaatttttagaataATACTATGAcattttttgtaaaataatatatgtgaaataaaaaataattgtaaaaaaaaagttgattaGAAAACATTTTTATAATGCATAGACAAATTTTTTTCTAAGTAAAAGCTATCCAGACCCCTATTTAAAATCTAGTGTCTAAACAATTATTATTTCCTACAGTATTGGAGGTAGTATTGTTAGACTGAAATGGGTCCCAAAAAATTTGGGGTGGCAAGTGTATGGTTAAGATGCTGATACGAGGCTAATTAGGGACTACAATTTTGCACATAAAAGTGGAAATTTCCCAATTGAAATGAGACCAGAAGGACCCTAGATGTTGTGACACTCCAACAGCAGATGATCAGAAAGTAGAAAAATAGGCCACTTAGCTTCTTAACGTAATTTTGTTGCACCAATTTGCCGCTTCTTTTGTCTggttttccttacttttccttCATAAAATCCGCTTGCTTGTACTTAGTGAATGAAACTTTAAAAAGTAATCCCAGTATATTTTCTTTCCATCTTAATGGGTagattaaaatttgaaattgtctGAAATTTTTTTGCTATACATGTATGTCTATCAGAAAATGTAAACTATAACAAAATTAAGCATTCCACATGAATAAGATTGGCCATGAAGCAGATTATGAAGGGCTTTTTCCACcagcaaaatataaaatccaTATGTTTAATTCCTAGATTGTGAATATCCTAATCTGTTTCGCAAGTTTCAAAAATAGCCAATTTATGTTGATTTGTtatatgggataatttcagaaacctcccctaaggtttctgacagtctcacTCACCTCTCATGAACTATGCAAAATATCAGATACCTCCCTTGAACTTATAGCAGGAGTAACAAGATCAGCCCATGTTAGAAAAATgagtattaaaaaaatattttgaggaGTGAGATGATATTTGTGTTCCACGTATGCCCTTTTTGCTTATCCACAACTTGAgctaaagcaaaagcaaaaaaaaaaaaagaagtaataaGTTGAATCAGATAGAGACAAATGCAGATGGTTTCTTCAAGCAATGTTACAATgctatttatatatttttttgttttagctaTTAGACATTTATTTAGCTAATATGATTATTCAATTAATTGAAACATACTTCTGGTGATATAAAAAAATGTATAGTTTTATAATTTGAGTgattaaaagtataaatttttattagttaagtcataaaaaaatattatttgagtgattaaaagtataaatttttaCTAGTTAAgtcacaaaaaaattttcactatTTGGTTAATTGAGTGAATGGCAATTGCAGTTAAATAAATAGTGTAatgatcaaataaccaaattctCAATAGTTTAATAACTCTTTTTGCGATTTTCTCTGTGGAAAATGAAATCAAGTAGCAAGATACTTGATTTCATTTAGTGCTAGATACTTTagttgagatttttttaaaaaaaatttaattcacaCTGTAGTTAGTCGAATTTATTCAACAAGCTTCGTTTGAATACCAGAACTTAGGTAGAtccgattttcaaaaaattcaataatCCAAATTGTGTCGCATCACTTTATGAGATGATGTAATATacaatttgaatttttgaaaaccaaatttacccaaatataagtaatgagTTACACTAGATAATTgtcctacaaaaaaaaaacatgaaatgcaTGACTTTAGAGAAAGGTAACACTAGTGCTAAACTCTTCATTGGTGATTGTACTACGAATAAAAAGTGTAAAGTGAAATAGAAGGTATATCATAAGTTATATCAAAAGTTATATCTCTATTACTCATTTAACTAATTCTGTCAAAATAGCTTCAAAATATATCATAAGTTATGAGGGTATATATGTCAATTCATCATCAATGATATCACAAATAGGGCCCAATAATCTGACAAGGGAGGTATCTGATATTTTCCAAAGTTCAAGGGAGGTGAgtgagactgtcagaaacctcaggagaCGTTCCTGAAATTATCCCTCGTTAGATTTTACTGAACGAGCTAATTTTGCCTATTACATGCAGGTGGAATTCCAATGGAAATTGGAAATCTCACCAGTTTGGAGATACTAAACATGCAAAGCAGCTTTCTGACAGGTGGAATTCCATGGCCTATCTTCAATGTATCCTCTTTGAGAGTAATAGATTTGTCGAGCAACAGCCTCTCAGGAAGCTTTCCAGTGAACTTATTTTACAATCTTCCAGCACTGAAAGAGCTAAATCTTTCAGCCAATCAGTTAATTGGCTCCATTCCCTCCTTCGTTTGGGAATTCAAGACTCTTGAAACTTTAGATTTATCCACAAACAACTTGACTGGTAGCATATCAAAGAGGGTTGGGAACCTCACATCGCTCAAAAAGCTTTATCTAGATTTTAACTTGCTGACAGGTATGTACTTTACCTCCGTATGGTTAATAATATGCCTAGATTGTTGTTTCCTTTTGAGACTATTGGAAGAGCTTAGTATGGATTCATATTTATTTAACGGATAAATAAAAGACGTACGATGTTTACACTATTAGGGAAGGATTTATAGCACCAAATATTTAAAACATGATTTCGATGCCAAGATATGGCTATTCTCTGCTAACGTGAAGGGaatggggggagggggggggagCTAATCTATGGGTTAGTTAATGCTTCatggttttgtttgtaaaggGACATAAGCTGTAGGTTTAAGCAGTTGAGCATTACCCTTATAATTTGGCCATTCGTACGATTATAAAATCTCGTAATTCCAAGCAAAAATATATAAAGATTTATGATTTTACGTTTGCTGTTAAAGTCTGTCATTCATGGCTTTAGATGAATTTTGTCAAGCCTAATCTATCCTTTGAAATTTAGAGGATAAGAAAATGCTAGTTCTTAATTATACATGAATTTTTCCAAGTCTAATCTATcctttgaaatttaaaaaatgaaaaaataaagctaatgtctccacttttttttttttttttttgttaatggctttccattttcttcataTGCTTTTACAAAAATTGTAAAGGAGATAAAGTGACAATTACGGTAATTGAAGTGTCATTAACAATGATTTCATAAAGGGAAAATAACTTATTTTGTCTCTAATGTctttaaaaagttttttttttgtctcctaCTTTTAAACCCATTCAAAATCATCCCTTACATTATGAAGGTGTACTAATTTCATCATAAAGCTTTCCAATCAACTTTGTGGTTGATAGTGACACAATCTAGCCACGTACATGCATATAATTTTGGGGGCTAAATCAGAAGATAAAATTCTTTTGACCAAAACTTTTAGTAAAATGACTACTTTCAACCATCACATTTTCAAATTTATCCATATTTGAAAGAATGCTAAAACAATTGTCACATTTTGACAATGTAGAAGTATTAGCATATATAATTGACAAGAATCGCACGGCCTAGCTCgtgccatatatatatatatatatatacatatatatataattgcaAGGGTTATGAGTCAACCAAATGACAAATTCAAATGTAGGACAGCAAACAAACTGAACCTCATAAGATCACTGATTAGCATATGTTTGAACATTTATTGAAAGAAATAGTTGATGCATGTCCAACTACTGAAGTGGAAAGAAATCATCTATGAACCTGTTGAACTAAAAGGTTAGATACAATTAAACAGGATACAGTACTGGAGTATGCTTGAACAATCTATACTTTTTATTCTCGCTTTTATTTGTTACATGGACGAGTTTTTTTGGCAATTTGCTGGACATGCATTACAAATTCCTTCAAATAATCAAACATGTATCAATCACTAAATCAATGAGGTTTAATTTTCACAgcttttgttttcttcatttgcttgattaacAACTCTTGAATTGATATGCTTACTGGGGGTAAATGGAAAACTACTATCGAtcatttttaataataataaaaaaaaagcaaaaagaaaaagataaagaaaaaaaatgaaacgaTTTGCACATAGCTAGGGCATACGACAATTGTTGTTGGTATCACATGGGCACATGCCTCAGTAAGTAACTAATAAACAAGACTGTGAATTTCCTGCTAGATTTTCCTCCTAATTCATCCATCTTCATTCTTCTCGCCATTTTTGATTTGtgtaaaacaaagaaatggcAGAAGTAGAAGTTGATAGGCATCTTAATACATTAAGTAGTATTCTAAAAATGAAAGTTTTGCGCAGGTGAGTTACCAAGTGAGATTGGTAACCCCAAACTGGAAACGCTTTATCTTGGAAGTAATAACCTAGCAGGCCATGTTCAACCAGGGGTATTCAATATGTCATCACTCATTCGGATGAGCTTGGTTGAGAACAACTTCAATGGCTCTCTCCCTTTTAGCATGTGGACTACACTTCCTAATCTTCAAGTGCTTAATCTGCGCACCAATAAATTCACAGGGACGATCTCAAGCCCTATATCCAATGCATCTAAACTCACCGTGCTCTCCCTGACTGAGAACTCATTCACCGGCCCTATACCTAATACGCTTGGTGACTTGAGATTCTTTAAGAGACTTTTCGCTGGAGGAAACAATTTCACGAGAGAATCTTCAACTCCAGAATTgaggtttatcacttccttgacaAATTGTAGAGAGTTGGAGGGAGTGGAACTATCACTGAATCAATTCAATGGTTTTCTTCCAACTTCAATTGGAAATTTCTCGAAAACTCTTACCACGTTCGATGCCTTCGGAAGCAAAATTATGGGCACCATTCCAAGTGAAATTGGAAACATAAGCAGCTTGGAATCCATTAATATGGATAGCAACGAGTTCACAGGATCCATCCCCTCAACAATTGGAAAGCTGACACGTCTGGATCGTATATATCTAGAACACAACAGGCTTCAAGGTTCCATCCCAGCTGAGCTTTGCCAACTGAAGATGCTTGGTGACTTGTATCTGAACGAAAACTTGCTCTCCGGTCCAATACCATATTGCTTGGGGGAAATCACATCCTTGAGAAGAGTATTCTTGCACCTCAACAATTTGACGTCCACAATTCCACTGAGTTTTTGGAACCTTAATGATCTCTTAAGTCTGAACCTGTCTTCGAACTCTTTAAGTGGTGATATTCCCTCGCAGATTCAGAATCTTAAGGTTATAATAGAATTAGACTTATCATGGAATCAATTATCCGGTGATATTCTAAGTTCTTTCAGCGCTGCTCaatcacttgttttcttgtcgTTGGCACACAATACTTTTCGAGGTCGCATTCCTCAATCCATGGGAAATTTAATAAGCTTGGAGGATTTGGATTTGTCTCACAATGATTTTTCTGGAACAATTCCACAGTCATTGGTGAAGCTTGGAGGCCTCAATTACTTCAATGTGTCTTTCAATAGACTGGAAGGGGAAGTTCCAACCGGTGGACCATTTGCCAACTTTACTGCTCAATCGTTTTCGCAAAATTTTGCGTTATGTGGCTTAGCTAGGTTAGATTTGCCACCTTGCAAAACAAAATCACCTTCCCATTCAGGGTCAAGGAACATTTTGAAGTACATTTTACCACCAATTGTGTTTGCCATCCTAATGGTGGCAGTGGTCACATTTTTGTTGGTAAGAAAAAGACGAAGTACGGAAATATCAAGTGAAATATCATTGTTTCAACAATGGTATTGGCGAAGGGTTTCTTATGAAGAGATACTAGAAGCAACAGATTCCTTCAGTAGCAGCAATCTTCTTGGAACTGGAAGTTTTGGTTCTGTATTTAAAGGGACACTCCTTGATGGATCCATAGTCGCGGTCAAAGTTTTCCATTTGCAATTCATGGATTTAACCAAGAGCTTTGATGCAGAATGTGAAGTATTAGCCAGCATACGTCACCGAAACTTAATAAAAATCCTCAGTTGCTGTGTTAATCGTGATTTTAGAGCTTTGGTGCTAGAGTATATGCCAAATGGGAGCCTTGAGAAATGGTTGCATTCCGAAAATTATTTCTTGGACGTGGTACAAAGGTTTAAGATTATTGTTGATGTGGCATTTGCTTTAGAATATCTTCACCATGATCACGCACCAGATGTTGTTCATTGTGATTTGAAGCCAAGCAACATCCTGCTAGATGAAGATATGGTTGCACATGTCTGTGATTTCAGTGTTTCCAAAATCTTCGGCAATGGGGAAACTATGATTCAAACCAACACTTTGGCCACAATTGGTTATATGGCACCAGgtaatttttcttctctttttctaaaCTATGATATTCTGAACTATTAATTGTTTCTAAAAGCTGCGCTAAATATTATGAAACACTTAATGCCAATTGTTGTTACAGAATATGGAGAGAAAGGAATAGTGTCTACAAGTGGTGATGTCTACAGTTTCGGCATAATTTTGCTTGAAACATTCACAGGGAAGAAACCAACTGATGATATCTTTGGGGAAGAATTGAACTTGAAGCAGTGGGTTAGCAAATCTATAGAGGCGAACTCAGTTATGAAAGTCGTTGACAGAAACTTAATTAAGAAAGATCCGAACTTCTGTCTGATGGAGCAGTGTTTGCTGTCAATTCTTCGTGTTGGGCTACTCTGTCTTAGCGATTTACCGCACGAGAGAATCGACATGAGGAACATTGTGGCCAGACTAGAAAATATTGAAGTCCCACTAGTTAAATAAGTATAGAGTTTGATAAAATGGATGGCCAGACCACCAGTGCCCCACTGTCGGCGAGCGAAGGGATTCGGGCAACAGAGAGGGAGCAGgggaggaagaaagaagaaagaagaagaagaaagaaagaaaaaagaaggaaaagaaagaaaaggaaagaaggaaaaaaaaaattt of Coffea arabica cultivar ET-39 chromosome 5c, Coffea Arabica ET-39 HiFi, whole genome shotgun sequence contains these proteins:
- the LOC113689776 gene encoding uncharacterized protein isoform X2; its protein translation is MGKIHFLIASLLMANYFMLHQAIIPPQNLTTDISALLEFKSHISLDHFGFLNNWSSTTFVCNWTGISCAFKNQRVAALNLSNWSLRGIIPPHLGNLTILTSLDFSHNNFSGFIPHQLANLRSLKLMNIGYNNLSGEIPSWFGNLQELQFLLLNNNSFSGVIPLSVGNISKLKQLNLGCNLLEGNIPKRIGNLSNLRTLTLRGNQLTGSIPSGIFNMSLEEIDFAENSLSGSLPIDICNHPLEQIKALNLSVNQLQGSIPSELYKCRDLEHLSLSNNQFNGRIPRTLGYLDKLKDLSIGGNNFTGELPSEIGNPKLETLYLGSNNLAGHVQPGVFNMSSLIRMSLVENNFNGSLPFSMWTTLPNLQVLNLRTNKFTGTISSPISNASKLTVLSLTENSFTGPIPNTLGDLRFFKRLFAGGNNFTRESSTPELRFITSLTNCRELEGVELSLNQFNGFLPTSIGNFSKTLTTFDAFGSKIMGTIPSEIGNISSLESINMDSNEFTGSIPSTIGKLTRLDRIYLEHNRLQGSIPAELCQLKMLGDLYLNENLLSGPIPYCLGEITSLRRVFLHLNNLTSTIPLSFWNLNDLLSLNLSSNSLSGDIPSQIQNLKVIIELDLSWNQLSGDILSSFSAAQSLVFLSLAHNTFRGRIPQSMGNLISLEDLDLSHNDFSGTIPQSLVKLGGLNYFNVSFNRLEGEVPTGGPFANFTAQSFSQNFALCGLARLDLPPCKTKSPSHSGSRNILKYILPPIVFAILMVAVVTFLLVRKRRSTEISSEISLFQQWYWRRVSYEEILEATDSFSSSNLLGTGSFGSVFKGTLLDGSIVAVKVFHLQFMDLTKSFDAECEVLASIRHRNLIKILSCCVNRDFRALVLEYMPNGSLEKWLHSENYFLDVVQRFKIIVDVAFALEYLHHDHAPDVVHCDLKPSNILLDEDMVAHVCDFSVSKIFGNGETMIQTNTLATIGYMAPEYGEKGIVSTSGDVYSFGIILLETFTGKKPTDDIFGEELNLKQWVSKSIEANSVMKVVDRNLIKKDPNFCLMEQCLLSILRVGLLCLSDLPHERIDMRNIVARLENIEVPLVK
- the LOC113689776 gene encoding uncharacterized protein isoform X1 codes for the protein MGKIHFLIASLLMANYFMLHQAIIPPQNLTTDISALLEFKSHISLDHFGFLNNWSSTTFVCNWTGISCAFKNQRVAALNLSNWSLRGIIPPHLGNLTILTSLDFSHNNFSGFIPHQLANLRSLKLMNIGYNNLSGEIPSWFGNLQELQFLLLNNNSFSGVIPLSVGNISKLKQLNLGCNLLEGNIPKRIGNLSNLRTLTLRGNQLTGSIPSGIFNMSLEEIDFAENSLSGSLPIDICNHPLEQIKALNLSVNQLQGSIPSELYKCRDLEHLSLSNNQFNGRIPRTLGYLDKLKDLSIGGNNFTGGIPMEIGNLTSLEILNMQSSFLTGGIPWPIFNVSSLRVIDLSSNSLSGSFPVNLFYNLPALKELNLSANQLIGSIPSFVWEFKTLETLDLSTNNLTGSISKRVGNLTSLKKLYLDFNLLTGELPSEIGNPKLETLYLGSNNLAGHVQPGVFNMSSLIRMSLVENNFNGSLPFSMWTTLPNLQVLNLRTNKFTGTISSPISNASKLTVLSLTENSFTGPIPNTLGDLRFFKRLFAGGNNFTRESSTPELRFITSLTNCRELEGVELSLNQFNGFLPTSIGNFSKTLTTFDAFGSKIMGTIPSEIGNISSLESINMDSNEFTGSIPSTIGKLTRLDRIYLEHNRLQGSIPAELCQLKMLGDLYLNENLLSGPIPYCLGEITSLRRVFLHLNNLTSTIPLSFWNLNDLLSLNLSSNSLSGDIPSQIQNLKVIIELDLSWNQLSGDILSSFSAAQSLVFLSLAHNTFRGRIPQSMGNLISLEDLDLSHNDFSGTIPQSLVKLGGLNYFNVSFNRLEGEVPTGGPFANFTAQSFSQNFALCGLARLDLPPCKTKSPSHSGSRNILKYILPPIVFAILMVAVVTFLLVRKRRSTEISSEISLFQQWYWRRVSYEEILEATDSFSSSNLLGTGSFGSVFKGTLLDGSIVAVKVFHLQFMDLTKSFDAECEVLASIRHRNLIKILSCCVNRDFRALVLEYMPNGSLEKWLHSENYFLDVVQRFKIIVDVAFALEYLHHDHAPDVVHCDLKPSNILLDEDMVAHVCDFSVSKIFGNGETMIQTNTLATIGYMAPEYGEKGIVSTSGDVYSFGIILLETFTGKKPTDDIFGEELNLKQWVSKSIEANSVMKVVDRNLIKKDPNFCLMEQCLLSILRVGLLCLSDLPHERIDMRNIVARLENIEVPLVK